A stretch of Deltaproteobacteria bacterium DNA encodes these proteins:
- a CDS encoding NAD-dependent protein deacylase: MGEEGLIKAAAILSRSTRTVASCGAGVSAESGIATFRDVGGIWDRIDPMEVGTPDGLIRTLQRDAGKLLPLFMEILDSFEGAEPNRGHFALADLEKMGVLKTVITQNADNLHQEAGSTDVIEVHGNVFRMKCLACNTVTSYDRKPLIGRVRETINSLSEYTINSLMSIAPRCSVCGFITRPDVVMFGEAVQNLPRALKCSAECDVMLVLGTSGVVYPAAAFPMEAKKAGSQVIVINPTENAFSSVSDVYIPMRTGEALPRIVELIKGKTH; the protein is encoded by the coding sequence ATGGGGGAAGAAGGATTGATAAAGGCGGCCGCGATCCTGTCACGGTCGACACGTACCGTCGCTTCCTGTGGAGCGGGTGTTTCGGCTGAGAGCGGCATCGCCACCTTCAGGGACGTCGGCGGCATCTGGGACCGGATCGACCCGATGGAAGTGGGGACACCGGACGGATTGATCAGAACGCTGCAACGCGATGCGGGGAAGCTGCTCCCCCTTTTCATGGAAATCCTTGACTCCTTCGAAGGGGCCGAGCCGAACCGCGGTCATTTCGCCCTGGCGGATCTTGAAAAAATGGGCGTTCTCAAAACGGTCATCACGCAGAATGCAGACAATCTTCACCAGGAAGCGGGCAGCACCGATGTCATAGAGGTTCACGGAAACGTGTTCCGCATGAAATGTCTCGCCTGCAACACTGTCACAAGCTACGACAGGAAACCTCTCATCGGCAGGGTGAGAGAGACCATCAATTCCCTGAGTGAATATACTATCAACTCGCTCATGTCCATCGCCCCCCGGTGCAGCGTCTGCGGGTTCATCACCCGTCCCGACGTCGTCATGTTCGGAGAGGCGGTCCAGAACCTGCCCCGGGCGCTGAAGTGCTCGGCGGAATGCGATGTCATGCTGGTCCTGGGTACGTCGGGTGTCGTCTATCCGGCCGCGGCGTTCCCGATGGAAGCGAAAAAGGCGGGGTCGCAGGTTATCGTTATCAATCCCACGGAAAACGCTTTTTCATCGGTATCGGACGTGTATATTCCCATGAGAACCGGTGAAGCCCTGCCCCGCATCGTCGAACTGATAAAGGGGAAAACTCACTGA
- the sppA gene encoding signal peptide peptidase SppA, protein MRRHPVIFGLTILALAGVLCFLAIYVITALTEEKSPFAMQEKVGVIPIEGVLRSSEKVIEDLDAFKEDDDIRAVVLRIDSPGGAIVPAQEIFDKILDVKKKKVVVASMGSVAASGGYYVACAADRIVANPGTITGSIGVIVQFSQVDELLGKIGLKSRVIKRGEHKDIGSPTRDMTPEEEKIIQGLVDDIYDQFIDMVTANRTISEETLRTISDSRILSGRQAVELGLVDELGTLRNAVDLASVLAGIEGEPEVVYPEKERTGLLEYLLDEVVSSILRAVEGRGTGIEYLYPGGAGGTLYR, encoded by the coding sequence ATGAGGAGACACCCCGTTATTTTCGGTTTGACCATTCTTGCGCTGGCAGGGGTGCTCTGCTTTCTCGCCATTTATGTTATCACGGCCCTGACGGAAGAGAAGTCACCTTTTGCCATGCAGGAGAAGGTAGGCGTCATCCCCATTGAGGGCGTCCTGAGAAGTTCTGAAAAGGTCATTGAAGACCTTGATGCCTTCAAGGAGGACGATGACATCAGGGCCGTCGTCCTGCGGATAGACTCTCCCGGTGGGGCCATCGTCCCCGCCCAGGAAATATTCGATAAAATTCTGGATGTCAAAAAGAAGAAGGTCGTGGTGGCATCCATGGGGTCCGTGGCCGCCTCGGGCGGGTATTACGTGGCCTGTGCCGCCGACAGGATCGTCGCGAACCCGGGCACCATCACGGGAAGCATCGGCGTCATCGTCCAGTTTTCTCAGGTGGACGAGCTTCTCGGGAAGATCGGGCTGAAGTCACGGGTGATAAAGCGGGGAGAGCACAAGGACATCGGCTCACCCACGCGGGACATGACCCCCGAGGAAGAAAAGATAATCCAGGGCCTCGTCGATGACATCTATGACCAGTTCATCGACATGGTCACCGCGAACCGGACGATCTCCGAGGAGACCCTGCGGACGATATCTGATTCCCGCATTCTCTCGGGGAGGCAGGCCGTGGAGCTCGGGCTTGTGGACGAGCTCGGCACGCTGCGCAATGCCGTCGACCTTGCATCGGTACTTGCCGGGATCGAAGGCGAACCGGAGGTCGTTTACCCCGAAAAGGAACGCACGGGGCTTCTTGAATACCTTCTTGATGAAGTCGTTTCATCGATCCTCAGAGCAGTGGAGGGGCGTGGAACGGGCATCGAGTACCTGTATCCCGGCGGGGCCGGCGGAACACTTTACCGATGA
- a CDS encoding PD-(D/E)XK nuclease family protein, translating into MDPDHLYLTATGRLARRLRHRFRRSRVLEDETAWERPPAVSLNVWLSAAWADAWPERVPAPEPHRINLWRTLSEKIPPPEPLKGGFGIFTLLDETYKTLVRHRIDPKRGAPAPPLVEWRRTISRAFEEALRKDGYFHPAELPLHVRQAIEADRIPCPAKVRLAGFDLPAPLEEDLFALFRMRGNCEHIDDPLSQAAVPRAVALPTREQEVQYLTRCLVEDARSIPLHRIGVVVPDMDGYVGMIEKALAEVTAEVPARGSQWFNMTRGVPLSETALVRAALLPLRFALEGYDRDLFMALLLSPYYGCWQGKRHAIARADRVWRAAAVDSGLGHLMRALKKERPDILEQVRPEPAEHLFSFLERDLETRKEGAFWAGEMNTLWKHLGFPVISDEKDTVDQGHLVSILDIFAAHLSAVLMNGREFLSWLEYLASRTTAQVSASEEAGIQVIGIIESRGLDFERLYLLDMNDGSFPQPARPLPLLDGRERALVQGGTVESQHDFARRSFSRLLRSAEGVILTRAEQEQSKPLTPSPFWPRHAETTGIDIWNDPGPAWSRATWLQAAFRGLGTDIEDTEDPVLPAIAQRDVLSPTQVEAALSCPFRYFVETIAGIEPLDDAGPGIPPRERGIALHRVLSAFTRKIREAGLDVTRERAASREIIESCVDTVLGALSRDPRWVVERERWLELKDSAQPGLLTAWLEKEAEHRLEGWQCVGEEISFQDLKLSDWPFSLRGRIDRIDVSGTGGIACWDYKTGNLPAKADITKAFKAPQLPLYLMAVREGKTRGLDINAGDVTGASAGYVQVKSLREVTFREVPEITASLDEWTAVISRLGELLKEARFPAEPCPFSDVKDPEAVCRGCPVRTVCRKGLQATELPNHEEPDET; encoded by the coding sequence ATGGACCCTGATCACCTGTACCTTACCGCGACGGGGAGACTTGCCCGCAGATTGCGTCATCGTTTCCGACGGTCCCGCGTGCTCGAGGATGAAACGGCCTGGGAACGCCCGCCGGCGGTCAGCCTGAACGTGTGGCTCTCAGCGGCCTGGGCCGATGCGTGGCCCGAACGTGTTCCCGCCCCGGAACCGCACCGTATCAACCTGTGGAGAACCCTGTCGGAAAAAATACCACCGCCGGAGCCTCTGAAGGGTGGTTTCGGTATATTCACCCTCCTTGACGAAACCTATAAGACCCTGGTTCGACATCGGATCGACCCGAAAAGAGGCGCTCCTGCGCCCCCCCTTGTCGAATGGCGGCGAACCATCAGCCGTGCCTTTGAAGAAGCCCTTCGGAAAGACGGGTATTTCCACCCCGCGGAACTTCCTCTCCACGTCCGGCAGGCCATCGAAGCGGACAGGATCCCCTGCCCCGCCAAGGTCCGGCTTGCCGGGTTCGATCTCCCGGCGCCGCTGGAAGAGGATCTCTTTGCCCTGTTCCGCATGAGAGGCAACTGTGAACATATCGATGATCCGCTCTCACAGGCGGCCGTTCCCCGGGCCGTGGCACTCCCCACCCGGGAGCAGGAAGTGCAGTATCTTACGCGGTGTCTGGTCGAAGACGCCCGGTCCATACCGCTTCACCGGATCGGTGTCGTCGTCCCCGATATGGACGGCTACGTGGGGATGATCGAAAAAGCCCTTGCGGAAGTCACCGCCGAGGTCCCCGCGCGGGGCAGCCAGTGGTTCAACATGACCCGCGGCGTCCCCCTGAGCGAAACGGCCCTCGTACGGGCGGCCCTTCTTCCCCTGCGTTTCGCCCTTGAGGGATACGATCGAGACCTGTTCATGGCCCTTCTTCTCTCACCGTATTACGGCTGCTGGCAGGGAAAGCGTCACGCCATAGCCCGTGCGGACCGCGTCTGGCGTGCCGCCGCCGTCGATTCCGGCCTCGGACATCTCATGCGGGCATTGAAGAAAGAGCGGCCCGACATCCTGGAACAGGTCCGCCCGGAACCGGCGGAGCATCTCTTCTCATTCCTGGAGCGGGATCTTGAAACAAGAAAAGAGGGGGCCTTCTGGGCGGGAGAAATGAACACCCTCTGGAAGCACCTCGGCTTTCCCGTGATATCCGACGAAAAGGATACCGTCGATCAGGGGCACCTCGTAAGCATCCTCGACATTTTTGCGGCCCATCTGTCAGCGGTCCTCATGAACGGGCGTGAGTTCCTTTCCTGGCTGGAGTACCTGGCATCCCGAACGACGGCGCAGGTCTCTGCATCGGAAGAGGCCGGCATCCAGGTCATTGGTATCATCGAGTCCCGCGGCCTTGATTTCGAACGGCTCTACCTGCTGGACATGAATGACGGTTCATTTCCCCAGCCGGCGCGACCCCTTCCCCTTCTCGACGGGCGTGAACGCGCTCTCGTCCAGGGAGGAACCGTGGAAAGCCAGCATGATTTCGCGCGGCGGAGCTTTTCCCGGCTCCTGCGCTCTGCGGAAGGCGTGATCCTGACACGGGCCGAACAGGAACAGTCAAAGCCGTTGACGCCCTCGCCGTTCTGGCCGCGGCACGCAGAGACGACCGGCATTGACATCTGGAACGATCCGGGACCCGCCTGGAGCCGGGCGACCTGGCTACAGGCGGCGTTCCGCGGTCTGGGGACGGACATCGAGGACACCGAAGACCCCGTGCTCCCCGCCATTGCGCAAAGGGACGTCCTTTCACCGACCCAGGTGGAAGCGGCCCTTTCCTGTCCCTTCCGGTACTTCGTCGAGACCATCGCCGGGATCGAACCCCTTGACGACGCAGGACCGGGGATCCCGCCGCGTGAACGGGGGATCGCGCTCCACCGGGTATTGTCGGCGTTCACGAGAAAAATTCGGGAAGCCGGTCTTGATGTGACCCGGGAGCGTGCTGCATCACGGGAGATCATTGAATCATGCGTGGATACGGTCCTGGGAGCGCTGTCCCGTGACCCCCGGTGGGTCGTGGAACGGGAACGATGGCTTGAATTGAAAGACTCCGCGCAGCCGGGCCTCCTGACGGCCTGGCTCGAAAAGGAAGCCGAGCACCGGCTGGAAGGCTGGCAATGCGTCGGGGAAGAGATCAGCTTTCAGGACCTGAAACTGTCCGACTGGCCCTTTTCGCTTCGCGGCAGGATAGACCGGATCGATGTCAGCGGGACGGGCGGCATTGCCTGCTGGGATTACAAGACGGGAAATCTTCCGGCAAAGGCGGACATCACGAAAGCCTTCAAAGCGCCTCAGCTCCCGTTGTACCTCATGGCCGTCCGCGAGGGGAAGACACGCGGCCTGGATATCAATGCGGGTGACGTGACGGGCGCGTCGGCGGGATACGTGCAGGTGAAGTCACTCCGGGAGGTCACATTCCGGGAGGTCCCGGAGATCACGGCATCGCTTGATGAGTGGACCGCTGTCATATCCCGGCTGGGGGAGCTCCTCAAAGAGGCTCGGTTCCCGGCTGAACCCTGTCCCTTTTCGGACGTAAAGGACCCGGAGGCCGTCTGCCGGGGCTGCCCTGTCCGCACCGTCTGCCGAAAAGGATTGCAGGCAACTGAATTACCGAACCACGAGGAACCCGATGAAACCTGA
- a CDS encoding enoyl-CoA hydratase/isomerase family protein → MKYDSILVTVEENVATVTLNRPEDMNALSEKMRSELAGCFENLERNDTVRAVVLTGGDQVFSAGVDLKELAGLGEGEVGDYIGSVTRYLNKIYTFKKPVVAAVGGIALGGGFNLATVCDIIIASETAIFGHPELKFGLNPLIDPLRRIVGLARAKEIAMLGEPLGAREALRIGLVNKVAPPERFMEEAHAIARELSRRSPKALEAVKRIADIVPRLDRSSAIEHEFEISALLFSRSESREHMEKFLEELRSRKKK, encoded by the coding sequence ATGAAGTATGATTCCATACTGGTGACGGTGGAGGAGAACGTTGCCACGGTAACCCTGAACCGTCCCGAGGACATGAACGCGCTCTCGGAAAAGATGCGGTCCGAGCTGGCCGGTTGCTTCGAAAACCTTGAACGGAACGATACGGTCAGGGCCGTTGTTCTGACAGGAGGAGACCAGGTCTTTTCCGCCGGTGTGGACCTGAAGGAACTGGCCGGGCTGGGTGAGGGTGAGGTTGGAGATTATATCGGGTCCGTCACCCGCTACCTCAATAAAATATATACCTTCAAAAAACCGGTCGTCGCGGCCGTTGGGGGGATCGCCCTCGGCGGAGGTTTCAATCTTGCCACGGTGTGTGACATCATCATCGCGTCGGAAACGGCCATATTCGGGCATCCGGAACTGAAATTCGGACTGAACCCCCTGATAGACCCGCTTCGACGGATCGTCGGTCTTGCGCGGGCGAAAGAGATCGCCATGCTCGGCGAACCCCTGGGCGCCCGGGAAGCGCTGCGGATCGGACTGGTGAACAAAGTGGCGCCGCCCGAGCGATTCATGGAGGAGGCTCACGCGATCGCCCGGGAGCTTTCACGACGGTCGCCGAAGGCCCTTGAAGCGGTCAAGCGGATAGCCGATATCGTTCCCCGTCTTGACAGGAGCAGCGCTATCGAGCACGAGTTCGAGATTTCAGCCCTTCTTTTCTCGCGGAGCGAAAGCAGGGAACACATGGAGAAATTTCTTGAGGAACTGAGGTCAAGAAAGAAGAAGTAG
- a CDS encoding UvrD-helicase domain-containing protein, with protein sequence MKPELGDSRERSMALDTGASYHVESPAGSGKTLLLTMRFLKLLGEVDHPRDIIALTFTEKAAGEMQGRIQTFLRRAEEVHETTDTDLPDSLLLEYAARALEKHYERKDVLLSSKGLNVMTFHGFCSYLVSHAPLEAGIVPGFDISADQDQPLLLEESVRKTSNRLFALPSGDVTRRAFTNRLLHYNNNWSALAAELKDIISQRDKFTDLVRALREAGYGNRDALTSIIRERLAGYLEERLSGLAADFAKKEPGSQWPRFIADLASNDAENASVFPSRLPGSSWENLPAWRSIAASLLTKDGRPRRTFGPKSGFYSGFGKTAWAKAITGMPPKTAALLQATRFYPAMDDMPVNMNDLDDFIILAAEVIGDYESLCGSRHCIDFVGLEQAALRVLNESDPSELHLYLDHRIQHLLVDEFQDTSRNQWDLIQRLCSGWGPGDGRTVFIVGDPKQSIYAFRNAEVALFYEALKGIPLPGRGSIPLESLLLRTNFRSTGKLIEWTNGLFGEEVMREPRVEADEVSFSPGSPVKQGTADTTLSLNLFVRDEKERAKTDEALWLAGRIGQVVTETGGERSIGILLFTRTRLTVYLRALKQAGIPVRVQEGLLLKERPEVAHLMQMARLLVKPHDDLAWASLLRSPWSWYDTAALLETALEAPESWREKIAEASGKLPGLSIVEDAVDRAYRRIGRDHLGVIVRKMWEELDGPARTASRYDMAGIANCRRFLELLDEAERGIPLETLNRVETLLDFHYEPEDPTTARSPVQLMTIHRAKGLEFDIVFLPFLDWNPLSGESRHAPPYLLERIPGTKGERLIAMSPDRRIDQPSLFYNLLRNIRKERKIGEARRWFYVAVTRARESLYLSGVTTLKEGAFKAGTQNPLGWIMNYQGMTGKTAADVAGVSASGLEIAVNPPCEAPALAKRSFRPELPAPYPLTPEKIPCMIENPSSGAFDDDEARPVEAESPKAGLSDRVRGTVIHRLMQRGIETGGLPGEVAVRSALRLEGLSATQASSMAADILQEARRSFEDPFLSDLTGGGHPVVRCEWSLEDRKTDERIRSGTIDLTVFDGTSWWVIDFKTSRPAAGQGAEEFMDEELRRYRSQLEDYQAMLSRFEGIDRSVVTCGLYFTALKKWKELS encoded by the coding sequence ATGAAACCTGAGCTCGGCGATTCGCGGGAACGATCGATGGCGCTTGATACAGGGGCGTCCTATCATGTGGAGTCACCGGCCGGCTCGGGGAAAACGCTTCTCCTCACCATGAGATTTCTGAAACTGCTGGGAGAGGTCGACCACCCCCGCGACATCATAGCTCTGACCTTTACCGAAAAGGCGGCGGGAGAGATGCAGGGCCGCATCCAGACCTTTCTCCGCAGGGCGGAAGAGGTTCACGAAACGACGGACACGGACCTTCCCGACAGCCTTCTGCTGGAATACGCCGCGCGGGCCCTTGAAAAGCACTATGAGCGAAAAGACGTCCTCCTGTCGTCGAAGGGCCTGAACGTGATGACTTTTCATGGTTTCTGCAGTTACCTCGTCAGCCACGCGCCGCTGGAAGCCGGCATCGTCCCCGGCTTCGACATCTCGGCGGACCAGGACCAGCCCCTTCTGCTGGAAGAATCGGTGAGGAAGACTTCGAACCGCCTCTTTGCCCTGCCCTCCGGCGATGTAACGCGGCGGGCCTTCACGAACCGCCTCCTTCATTACAATAACAACTGGAGCGCGCTGGCGGCGGAGCTGAAGGATATTATCTCTCAGCGCGACAAGTTCACCGACCTTGTCCGGGCGCTCAGGGAAGCCGGGTACGGAAACAGGGATGCGCTCACATCCATCATCCGTGAACGGCTCGCAGGGTATCTGGAAGAACGCCTGTCCGGGCTTGCAGCTGATTTCGCGAAGAAAGAGCCCGGTTCGCAGTGGCCGCGGTTCATCGCCGACCTGGCGTCCAACGACGCAGAGAACGCATCGGTTTTCCCCTCCCGCCTTCCCGGAAGTTCCTGGGAGAACCTGCCGGCATGGCGCAGCATCGCCGCGTCCCTGCTGACCAAGGATGGCAGGCCGAGAAGGACCTTTGGACCCAAGAGCGGCTTCTACAGCGGTTTCGGGAAAACGGCATGGGCCAAAGCGATCACCGGGATGCCGCCGAAAACAGCGGCACTGCTCCAGGCAACACGCTTCTATCCGGCGATGGACGACATGCCAGTGAATATGAACGACCTGGACGATTTCATTATCCTCGCCGCCGAGGTCATCGGAGACTACGAGTCACTCTGCGGGAGCCGGCACTGTATCGATTTCGTGGGGCTGGAACAGGCCGCCCTCAGGGTGTTGAATGAAAGCGACCCCTCGGAGCTGCATCTCTATCTCGACCATCGGATACAGCACCTGCTGGTCGATGAATTTCAGGACACGAGCAGAAACCAGTGGGACCTGATCCAGCGGCTGTGCAGCGGGTGGGGTCCGGGCGACGGCAGGACGGTCTTCATCGTCGGTGACCCGAAGCAATCCATCTATGCCTTCCGGAACGCCGAGGTCGCCCTCTTTTACGAAGCCCTGAAAGGGATCCCCCTGCCCGGCCGGGGGTCGATCCCCCTGGAATCGCTCCTTTTGAGAACGAATTTCCGCTCCACGGGAAAACTGATCGAATGGACGAACGGCCTTTTCGGCGAGGAGGTCATGCGGGAACCCCGGGTGGAAGCCGACGAAGTGTCCTTCAGTCCCGGGTCGCCGGTGAAGCAAGGAACGGCCGATACGACCCTGTCCCTCAACCTCTTCGTCAGGGATGAGAAGGAGCGGGCGAAAACCGACGAGGCCCTCTGGCTGGCCGGCAGGATCGGCCAGGTGGTCACTGAAACGGGAGGAGAGAGATCCATCGGCATCCTTCTCTTCACCCGTACCAGGCTGACCGTCTATCTCCGGGCGCTCAAGCAGGCCGGCATCCCCGTGCGGGTTCAGGAAGGGCTGCTCCTGAAGGAGCGACCGGAGGTGGCGCACCTCATGCAGATGGCCCGCCTTCTCGTCAAACCCCACGACGACCTTGCCTGGGCATCGCTGCTTCGCTCTCCCTGGTCGTGGTACGATACGGCGGCCCTCCTGGAAACGGCGCTGGAAGCACCCGAAAGCTGGCGGGAAAAGATCGCCGAAGCCTCAGGGAAACTGCCCGGCCTTTCCATCGTCGAAGATGCCGTGGATCGCGCCTATAGGCGGATCGGACGGGACCACCTGGGTGTCATTGTTCGAAAAATGTGGGAGGAGCTCGATGGCCCCGCCCGGACGGCATCACGGTACGACATGGCGGGGATCGCAAATTGCAGGCGGTTCCTTGAGCTTCTTGACGAGGCGGAGAGAGGGATCCCCCTGGAAACCCTCAACCGGGTCGAAACTCTTCTGGACTTCCACTACGAGCCGGAAGACCCCACGACGGCCAGGTCGCCCGTCCAGTTGATGACCATCCACCGGGCAAAGGGCCTCGAATTCGATATCGTGTTTCTCCCTTTCCTGGACTGGAACCCCCTGTCGGGAGAGTCCCGACATGCCCCGCCCTATCTGCTCGAGCGCATTCCCGGCACGAAGGGTGAACGCCTGATCGCCATGTCACCGGACCGGCGGATCGACCAGCCGTCACTGTTCTACAATCTCCTCAGGAACATCAGGAAGGAACGGAAGATCGGCGAGGCAAGGCGCTGGTTCTACGTCGCCGTGACAAGGGCGCGGGAGAGCCTGTATCTGAGCGGTGTCACGACCCTGAAGGAGGGGGCCTTCAAGGCCGGCACGCAGAACCCGCTCGGCTGGATCATGAATTATCAGGGCATGACGGGAAAGACGGCGGCGGACGTGGCGGGAGTATCCGCATCCGGGCTGGAGATCGCCGTCAATCCCCCCTGTGAGGCCCCGGCACTGGCAAAACGTTCGTTCCGTCCCGAACTGCCGGCCCCCTATCCTCTGACGCCGGAAAAAATTCCCTGCATGATAGAAAACCCCTCTTCCGGGGCATTCGATGATGATGAAGCAAGGCCCGTGGAAGCGGAATCGCCGAAGGCGGGCCTGAGCGACCGCGTCAGGGGAACGGTCATTCACCGGCTCATGCAACGGGGAATTGAAACGGGAGGCCTGCCCGGGGAAGTTGCCGTCCGGTCGGCGCTCCGCCTTGAAGGGCTCTCCGCCACCCAGGCTTCATCAATGGCGGCGGACATTCTTCAAGAGGCACGACGCTCGTTTGAGGATCCGTTTCTCTCGGATCTGACCGGCGGCGGGCACCCCGTCGTACGCTGCGAGTGGTCCCTCGAGGACAGAAAAACAGACGAGCGCATCCGCTCGGGCACCATCGACCTGACCGTTTTTGACGGAACCTCCTGGTGGGTCATCGATTTCAAGACCTCACGGCCGGCGGCGGGGCAAGGTGCGGAAGAGTTCATGGATGAGGAACTGCGGCGGTATCGTTCACAGCTGGAAGACTACCAGGCGATGCTGTCTCGTTTTGAAGGGATCGACCGGTCGGTCGTCACCTGCGGGCTCTATTTCACGGCACTGAAAAAATGGAAGGAGCTGTCGTGA
- a CDS encoding integration host factor subunit beta — MRKKDLIQAIGGKIQHYPKRDVASAVEAVFSAMKEALTEGQRIELRGFGVFSVVSRKARMGRNPKTGESVYVPSSRHLLFKTGKDLQTMIGGRDGSDEV, encoded by the coding sequence ATGAGAAAGAAAGACCTGATACAGGCGATCGGGGGAAAAATTCAGCATTACCCGAAAAGGGACGTGGCCAGTGCCGTGGAAGCCGTCTTCAGTGCCATGAAAGAGGCCCTCACTGAAGGACAGAGGATCGAACTCCGCGGGTTCGGCGTTTTCAGCGTCGTATCGAGAAAGGCGCGGATGGGGAGAAACCCGAAGACCGGCGAATCCGTATATGTTCCTTCTTCGAGGCACCTCCTTTTCAAGACCGGCAAGGACCTGCAGACCATGATCGGCGGGCGGGACGGAAGCGATGAAGTATGA
- a CDS encoding PTS sugar transporter subunit IIB: MNSILVRVDNRLVHGQILEAWVPYFRANCIVVLNDDVAGDVFRESVIRMVVPSEIEVQVHGVEEFAEHFNPGEWSGRRTIVLIRDIRDALRAFRKGFSFSRINIGNVHNDDGKCCVTASIFLDELDVKALNELVGSGVTVELRCIPQDNPIGFSDAAAKISL; the protein is encoded by the coding sequence ATGAATTCCATCCTTGTCCGCGTTGACAACAGACTTGTTCACGGACAGATACTGGAAGCCTGGGTTCCCTACTTCAGGGCGAACTGTATCGTTGTCCTCAATGATGATGTGGCCGGAGATGTGTTTCGTGAGTCGGTCATCAGGATGGTGGTGCCCAGCGAGATAGAGGTACAGGTCCACGGCGTTGAGGAATTCGCGGAACATTTCAACCCCGGCGAGTGGAGCGGCAGGCGGACCATCGTTCTGATCAGGGATATACGGGACGCGCTGCGGGCCTTCCGGAAGGGGTTTTCCTTTTCACGGATCAACATCGGCAACGTGCATAATGACGACGGCAAATGCTGCGTGACGGCATCCATCTTTCTCGATGAGCTGGATGTGAAGGCACTGAATGAACTGGTCGGATCGGGGGTGACCGTTGAACTGCGATGCATACCGCAGGACAACCCGATCGGTTTCAGTGATGCCGCCGCAAAGATCTCATTATAG
- a CDS encoding NUDIX hydrolase codes for MSIKTTKPCPHCGREIPYYRNPVPTVDIIIEMPEGSIVLIRRNNDPVGWALPGGFVDYGESLEEAARREAREETSLDVELIEQMHTYSRPDRDPRHHTISTVFIARGTGVPRAADDAGDIGLFTRTTLPKPVMFDHEEILADYFKRRETRGTGET; via the coding sequence ATGTCGATCAAGACCACAAAACCCTGCCCGCACTGCGGCCGTGAGATACCCTATTACCGGAACCCTGTTCCGACGGTGGACATAATCATAGAAATGCCGGAGGGAAGCATCGTTCTGATCCGGCGGAACAACGACCCCGTGGGATGGGCATTGCCGGGAGGGTTCGTCGACTATGGAGAATCCCTGGAAGAGGCGGCACGGCGGGAGGCGCGGGAGGAAACATCACTCGACGTGGAGCTCATCGAGCAGATGCACACCTATTCGCGTCCGGACCGCGATCCCCGGCATCACACGATATCCACCGTCTTCATAGCACGGGGAACTGGTGTTCCCCGGGCCGCCGATGATGCCGGCGACATCGGTCTCTTTACCAGGACGACCCTGCCGAAGCCTGTCATGTTCGATCACGAAGAGATCCTCGCCGATTATTTCAAACGGCGCGAAACGAGGGGTACGGGGGAAACGTGA
- a CDS encoding PTS fructose transporter subunit IIA: protein MIGVLIITHGNLGRELIRAAELIKGELKGVIHVSIDASHAVEDLNREITAAMKKADSGQGILILTDLFGGTPSNISLSFLKKGKVEVITGVNLPMLLKVSELNKKAGDLEEFAKAVKEYGTKNINLASEILNRKVGA, encoded by the coding sequence ATGATAGGCGTCCTTATCATAACTCACGGAAATCTGGGCCGGGAACTCATCAGGGCCGCGGAACTCATAAAAGGGGAACTGAAGGGGGTTATCCACGTCTCGATCGACGCGTCGCATGCCGTCGAGGATCTCAACAGGGAGATCACGGCGGCGATGAAAAAGGCGGATTCGGGGCAGGGCATCCTTATCCTGACGGACCTTTTCGGGGGAACGCCCTCGAATATATCCCTGTCATTTCTGAAAAAGGGGAAAGTTGAGGTAATAACGGGGGTGAATCTGCCGATGTTGCTGAAGGTGTCGGAACTGAACAAGAAGGCCGGTGACCTTGAGGAATTCGCGAAGGCGGTCAAAGAATACGGCACCAAGAACATCAACCTGGCCAGTGAAATATTGAATAGAAAGGTCGGGGCGTGA